A genomic segment from Desulfurispirillum indicum S5 encodes:
- a CDS encoding DUF1858 domain-containing protein — protein MSEAKISKEMSIIDIVQQYPQTVEVFASFGLGCLGCAAARFETLAQGAGAHGIDVDELLEALNNAVD, from the coding sequence ATGAGCGAAGCCAAAATCAGCAAGGAAATGAGTATTATAGATATCGTACAGCAGTACCCCCAGACCGTTGAGGTCTTCGCCAGCTTTGGCCTTGGGTGCCTGGGCTGCGCCGCTGCCCGTTTCGAAACCCTGGCTCAGGGTGCCGGAGCACATGGCATTGATGTGGACGAGTTGCTGGAAGCGCTGAACAACGCCGTAGACTAA